The following are encoded together in the Penicillium digitatum chromosome 3, complete sequence genome:
- a CDS encoding MFS peptide transporter Ptr2, putative: MASTDREIDTTAAPSYDSEEVTQHVVLNEKAMDADLEKENQITPDGGEPTILEKTSLRHVAENLPLSAWLVAVVELCERFTYYGMSGLFQNYVQRPRDGSEGRGALGMDHQGATGLTTFFQFWCYVTPILGAIVADQYLGKYKTIVLFCMVYMVGLLILVCTSIPSALDHGAGLGGFVVAILIIGLGTGGIKSNVAPLIADQYKRKKMAITTTKKGERVVIDPALTIQRIYMIFYGCINLGSLSLLATPYMELYIDFWPAYLLCLCMFMVGTVVIVLGRKYYVVRPPQGSIITNAFRALWIMIKNRNTDAPKPSWQNEHNGVSAVDWDDHFIDELKRALVACRVFAFYPIYWVVYGQFSGNFVTQAGQMEGHGIPNDLMQNFDPISIIVFIPILESCIYPLMRRMKIPFPPITRISLGFIVASLAMMYAAIVQHLIYSAGPCYGHPLCAASEVDGSAQGNRVHIAIQTPAYVFIGLSEIFASVSGLEYAYTKAPPSMKSFVQSMFLLTNAFGSALAEALTPAAFDPAIMWMFAGLACASFLCGFIFYALFRHLNAKEDDMNALDVEDNEPEAPLGTEPRQSKPE, translated from the exons ATGGCGTCCACAGACCGTGAGATTGATACTACTGC AGCTCCATCCTACGATAGCGAGGAGGTCACCCAGCACGTCGTCTTGAATGAAAAGGCTATGGATGCCGATTTGGAGAAGGAGAATCAGATCACCCCGGATGGCGGCGAACCCACCATCTTGGAGAAGACTTCCTTGCGCCATGTCGCAGAGAACCTGCCCCTCTCCGCCTGGCTGGTGGCTGTCGTCGAGCTGTGCGAGCGTTTCACCTACTACGGCATGTCCGGTCTGTTCCAGAACTACGTCCAGCGACCTCGGGATGGTAGCGAGGGACGTGGCGCGCTCGGTATGGATCACCAAGGTGCCACCGGTCTTACGACCTTTTTCCAGTTCTGGTGTTATGTTACCCCTATCCTCGGTGCCATCGTCGCCGATCAATATCTCGGCAAGTACAAGACTATTGTGCTGTTCTGTATGGTCTATATGGTTGGTCtgctcatcctcgtctgCACCTCCATCCCCTCTGCCCTGGATCACGGTGCGGGTCTTGGTGGCTTCGTTGTCGCCATATTGATCATTGGCCTTGGTACCGGTGGTATCAAGAGTAACGTGGCTCCTTTGATTGCGGATCAGTACAAGCGGAAAAAGATGGCTATCACCACCACCAAAAAGGGCGAACGCGTGGTAATCGACCCGGCCCTGACCATCCAGCGTATCTACATGATCTTTTACGGATGCATCAACCTCGGTTCGCTATCCCTTCTCGCCACTCCTTACATGGAATTGTACATCGACTTTTGGCCCGCCTACCTTCTTTGTCTCTGCATGTTCATGGTCGGTACCGTGGTGATTGTTCTCGGCCGCAAGTACTACGTCGTTCGCCCACCCCAGGGCTCCATCATCACCAACGCTTTCCGCGCCCTTTGGATTATGATCAAGAATCGCAACACGGATGCTCCCAAGCCCTCCTGGCAGAACGAGCACAATGGTGTGTCGGCTGTCGACTGGGACGACCACTTTATCGATGAGCTGAAGCGTGCCCTGGTCGCGTGCCGCGTCTTTGCCTTCTATCCGATCTACTGGGTCGTCTATGGACAATTCTCCGGCAACTTCGTAACCCAAGCCGGCCAGATGGAAGGCCACGGCATTCCCAACGATCTAATGCAGAACTTTGATCCCATCTCCATCATCGTCTTCATTCCCATTCTTGAATCCTGTATCTACCCCCTGATGCGCCGCATGAAGATCCCCTTCCCCCCCATCACCCGTATCTCCCTTGGCTTCATCGTCGCCTCGCTTGCCATGATGTACGCCGCCATCGTGCAACACCTGATCTACTCCGCCGGCCCCTGCTACGGCCACCCTCTGTGCGCGGCCTCCGAGGTCGATGGCTCAGCCCAAGGCAACAGGGTGCACATCGCCATTCAAACCCCGGCCTATGTCTTCATCGGTTTGTCTGAGATTTTCGCCTCCGTCTCCGGTCTCGAGTACGCCTACACCAAGGCGCCACCCAGCATGAAGTCCTTCGTGCAGTCGATGTTCCTCCTCACGAACGCGTTTGGATCTGCTCTCGCCGAAGCCCTCACCCCCGCCGCCTTTGATCCCGCCATCATGTGGATGTTCGCCGGTCTTGCCTGTGCATCCTTCTTGTGTGGTTTCATCTTCTACGCCCTCTTCCGTCACCTGAATGCAAAGGAAGACGACATGAACGCCCTTGATGTCGAGGACAACGAGCCAGAAGCTCCGCTCGGTACGGAACCGCGCCAGTCCAAGCCCGAATAA
- a CDS encoding Aminoglycoside phosphotransferase, producing the protein MAGVRQNTSIPIPAIIRYDETDKNIIGHEFSLLEKAPGKSIDQIYHTLSVEVRTKMVHQMTDYLIELHAHPWDGYVGGLTPTNGEVTPGPPIDENFGQLPDLEKYWAGSESLESLNPIPSQGFAGFVAFTVGCLDHYIYLCILLAWFHLLRPLPSPECKGRRHERP; encoded by the coding sequence ATGGCCGGGGTCCGTCAAAATACTAGCATTCCCATCCCCGCCATCATTCGCTATGATGAGACCGATAAGAACATTATCGGTCATGAATTCTCGCTGCTCGAAAAGGCTCCCGGGAAGAGTATTGATCAGATTTACCATACGCTGTCCGTAGAGGTCCGCACTAAAATGGTCCACCAAATGACGGACTATCTGATCGAGCTTCATGCGCACCCCTGGGATGGTTACGTCGGGGGATTGACACCCACGAACGGAGAGGTCACTCCCGGCCCTCCAATTGATGAGAACTTTGGGCAATTGCCCGATCTAGAGAAGTATTGGGCAGGATCCGAGTCTTTGGAGTCCTTGAACCCGATTCCATCTCAAGGGTTCGCTGGCTTTGTCGCCTTCACCGTCGGGTGTCTCGATCACTACATCTACCTGTGCATCCTTCTTGCGTGGTTTCATCTTCTACGCCCTCTTCCGTCACCTGAATGCAAAGGAAGACGACATGAACGCCCTTGA
- a CDS encoding tyrocidine synthetase 1 — protein MEGTLLIKIRAHGRKDTDAHLERLLAVYGESIQVITTLDESGSFDINQPLSSLQLLSENQWQALKHFSQGSSFPVDHECTSWQLLRRIVATVPRKIALEYHDRQSTQSLTYEQLKSHAEMTAARPATAVVQRTTQICLYLDESISLVASIFSAHRMDCSYVPLDLESPRNRLERLFAEIQPSAIITSMELCGQLRNGLFTSADHFGELTIPTASPPLPPSTAGLDDLATISIH, from the coding sequence ATGGAAGGAACTCTGCTGATAAAGATTCGCGCTCATGGTCGAAAGGACACCGACGCACACCTTGAGAGACTGTTGGCGGTCTATGGTGAATCTATTCAAGTTATCACTACACTAGACGAAAGTGGAAGCTTTGATATTAACCAACCATTGTCATCTCTCCAGCTCTTGAGCGAAAACCAGTGGCAAGCCCTCAAACATTTCAGCCAGGGGTCATCTTTTCCAGTAGACCATGAATGTACATCATGGCAGCTTCTCCGTCGCATAGTCGCAACAGTTCCCCGGAAGATTGCTCTCGAATACCACGATCGCCAGTCCACCCAAAGCCTGACCTACGAACAATTGAAAAGTCACGCTGAGATGACCGCAGCACGTCCTGCCACTGCTGTGGTTCAGCGTACAACGCAAATATGTCTCTATCTCGATGAATCAATTTCACTGGTGGCTTCAATCTTTTCAGCACACCGAATGGATTGTTCATACGTCCCATTGGACCTCGAGAGCCCCAGGAACCGCCTGGAACGGCTATTTGCGGAGATTCAACCATCCGCAATCATCACCAGCATGGAACTTTGTGGTCAGCTGCGCAACGGGTTATTTACCAGCGCCGACCATTTTGGAGAGCTCACTATTCCAACAGCATCACCACCTCTACCACCGTCAACGGCAGGATTGGACGATCTTGCAACTATTTCTATTCACTAA
- a CDS encoding t-SNARE — MSSLGDSNAGGYGQYNPYGSQQQNNPYQDEEQQQGYGYGAGYNQAGAAEQGNGGYEMSNVNQASSGGPTAILNKCKELNEGINELTKKRETQLIAAQKALLDSSTGKEDQSSRQALDYIEDEINTALRYLRDQFKRIKETPGSGDSRVQGQVENVSRNLRREIEQYQRTQSDFQKRLEEQVRRRFEIANPDATPEELEQGVQNVLMGQEQSFVVPGTRTRQANDARQATLQRSAAIRKIEQDLIELSHLYNEVAELVQQQEPAVQQIQQGAEETHRNVEQANTKLDSAIESAKNARRWKWYALLVILIIIGIVVGVAVGVTSSNKNKN, encoded by the exons ATGAGT AGCTTAGGGGATTCTAACGCAGGCGGCTACGGCCAGTACAACCCATACGGAAGTCAACAGCAGAACAATCCCTATCAGGACGAGGAACAACAGCAGGGCTATGGATACGGTGCTGGTTATAACCAGGCTGGTGCCGCGGAGCAGGGAAATGGTGGCTATG AGATGTCCAACGTCAACCAAGCCTCATCTGGCGGTCCAACTGcgattttgaacaagtgcAAGGAGTTAAACGAGGGCATCAACGAGCTGACCAAGAAGCGCGAGACACAATTGATCGCTGCCCAAAAAGCTCTTTTGGACTCGAGCACCGGCAAGGAAGACCAGTCCTCGCGCCAAGCACTCGACTACATTGAAGATGAGATCAATACTGCGCTGCGCTACCTGCGCGATCAGTTCAAGCGCATCAAGGAGACTCCCGGATCTGGCGACTCGCGTGTGCAGGGCCAGGTCGAGAACGTTAGCCGCAACCTGCGTCGTGAGATTGAGCAATACCAGCGCACACAGAGCGACTTCCAGAAGCGTCTGGAAGAGCAAGTGCGCCGCAGATTCGAGATTGCCAACCCCGACGCTACTCCCGAGGAGTTAGAACAGGGTGTGCAGAATGTTCTCATGGGACAGGAGCAGAGCTTTGTT GTTCCCGGTACTCGCACTCGCCAGGCCAACGATGCCCGTCAGGCTACTCTGCAGCGTTCCGCCGCCATCCGCAAGATCGAGCAGGATTTGATCGAACTGAGCCACCTGTACAATGAGGTCGCAGAGCTGGTGCAACAGCAGGAGCCTGCAGTCCAACAAATTCAACAGGGAGCCGAAGAGACACACCGCAACGTCGAGCAGGCCAACACCAAGCTTGACAGCGCTATCGAGAGTGCCAAGAACGCTAGGCGCTGGAAGTGGTATGCATTGCTTGTCATCC TTATCATTATTGGTATTGTCGTCGGCGTGGCCGTCGGTGTCACCAGCAGcaacaagaacaagaactGA
- a CDS encoding BolA protein produces MLPRSLPNLLPRRLFSVSARMASGTPLEDVMRDKIVHAFTPSKLEIRNDSHLHAHHAAMEGSVSKETHFHVTIVSDSFESKMQPARHRMVYALFKEEMAREGGLHALQLKTKTPAEDQREKEMKKKA; encoded by the exons atGCTTCCTCGCAGCCTTCCAAATCTCCTCCCTCGCCGTCTCTTCTCTGTTTCTGCTAGGATGGCCTCCGGTACGCCATTGGAGGATGTCATGCGCGATAAG ATCGTTCACGCCTTCACACCTTCGAAACTCGAGATCCGGAATGACTCTCACCTTCATGCGCACCACGCTGCAATGGAAGGGTCGGTGTCGAAGGAGACGCATTTCCA TGTGACAATCGTCTCTGATTCCTTCGAATCGAAGATGCAACCCGCTCGGCATCGCATGGTCTACGCATTGTTCAAGGAAGAGATGGCTCGTGAGGGTGGACTACACGCACTGCagttgaagacgaagacacCTGCAGAGGACCAGCGCGAGAaggaaatgaagaagaaggcatAG